One Setaria viridis chromosome 5, Setaria_viridis_v4.0, whole genome shotgun sequence genomic region harbors:
- the LOC117854951 gene encoding ultraviolet-B receptor UVR8 — MEAAAALGAAAAPEEGRGEEEAAEWAWSWGAGTDGQLGNGGFDDHHLPQPLLLPIRCRGRVSLVAGGGAHAIALTSAGEVFTWGRGTHGQLGHGNLDNVPHPKFVKFLENHIVTCVSAGWNHSGFATDSGQLFMCGDGSFGQLGTGDNHSRSLPFEVAYFTSRHVEKLALGMRHSLVLLKDNSVCGFGSARRGQVGKCTSRNEKSHNVPRIIDGFGDVKIVNIYANGDHSAALDEYGHLYIWGRALIGQHDNDQPWSVFPSLSISQVALGWHHALLLSGGELFTIGVYRHQKCDHPVPGNVVGQQSKTSATSSSHDGSSSVSTLEKVPCIDGEEVVQIASGTEHSALVTGSGSVFTWGWGEHGQLGLGDTSDQVVPQRVNLTVSPGSRGIYCGSGFTIAVDLA; from the exons atggaggcggcggctgcgctTGGGGCGGCCGCTGCGCCGGAAGAGGgacggggagaggaggaggcggcggagtggGCGTGGAGCTGGGGCGCTGGCACGGACGGGCAGCTGGGGAACGGTGGCTTCGACGACCACCATCTCCCGCAGCCGCTGCTTCTCCCCATCCGATGCCGCGGCCGTGtctccctcgtcgccggcggcggcgcccacgcCATCGCCCTCACAA GTGCTGGTGAAGTATTTACTTGGGGTAGAGGTACACACGGTCAATTGGGTCATGGGAACTTGGACAACGTACCACATCCGAAGTTTGTTAAGTTCCTTGAAAATCATATAGTTACATGTGTGTCTGCCGGATGGAACCATTCTGGATTTGCTACAG ATTCTGGACAACTCTTCATGTGCGGAGATGGCTCATTTGGACAGCTTGGCACTGGTGATAACCACTCTAGGAGCTTGCCTTTTGAAGTGGCATACTTCACTTCAAGGCATGTTGAGAAACTTGCTCTAGGGATGCGCCATTCTCTTGTCCTATTGAAAG ATAATTCTGTGTGCGGATTTGGCTCTGCAAGACGAGGCCAAGTTGGTAAATGCACTTCTAGGAATGAAAAATCACATAATGTTCCTAGAATAATTGATGGCTTTGGAGATGTTAAGATAGTAAATATATATGCCAATGGAGATCATAGTGCTGCATTGGATG AATATGGTCATTTGTACATCTGGGGAAGAGCATTAATTGGGCAACATGACAATGATCAACCTTGGTCGGTTTTCCCCTCTTTGAGTATTTCTCAAGTGGCATTAGGATGGCATCATGCACTACTTTTATCTG GTGGAGAATTATTCACCATTGGTGTTTACCGCCACCAGAAGTGTGATCACCCTGTGCCAGGTAATGTAGTGGGGCAGCAATCAAAAACAAGTGCAACAAGCAGTTCTCATGATGGTTCATCTTCTGTGTCAACTTTGGAGAAGGTTCCCTGTATTGATGGAGAAGAGGTGGTGCAAATAGCAAGTGGAACTGAGCATTCTGCCTTGGTAACAG GTAGCGGGTCAGTCTTCACCTGGGGCTGGGGAGAGCATGGACAACTTGGTTTGGGTGACACCTCTGACCAGGTGGTTCCTCAGAGAGTTAACCTAACTGTTTCTCCTGGTTCGCGTGGCATCTATTGTGGGAGTGGATTTACCATCGCGGTGGACTTAGCATAG
- the LOC117855844 gene encoding uncharacterized protein, protein MNAHKGAEKGAAGEVRRINVVYFLSRGGRTDHPHLFRVNHLNRAGVRLRDVKRWLSELRGKDMPDNYSWSYKRKYKAGYVWQDLKDDDLITPISDNEYVLKGCDVRGTPPPCVQAPRRTPSQAEKKREEEETPRNQDHPVEVVLTPDSGESSPKPPPPADQDSPGGCESARRGTAPFKVEEPQGLREQRQHQQQEVVSKIEVSRSQELRELKQQEEEEAATEKAVARAAPREEQQQPQGAGGVRSHALGYQPARRMRVARALHNMLTCGAADADDAALRPVARRQRRSAAEAAAGGGDDWPHTPTCPGMDGCGLRVSRKARSRRGGKDKQGKRDGRERDAHKPAPLPRCSQCGKEFKPQELHAHMQSCRGFKERMRSSTSSRPSVDRRRNSTAGGHRGKPDDHCSSERPSSASAVFLLTES, encoded by the exons ATGAACGCGCACAAGGGGGCAGAAAAGGGAGCCgccggcgaggtgaggcggatCAACGTGGTGTACTTCCTGAGCCGCGGTGGCAGGACGGACCACCCGCACCTCTTCCGCGTCAACCACCTCAACCGCGCCGGCGTCCGCCTCCGCG ATGTTAAGAGGTGGCTCTCGGAGCTCCGCGGCAAGGACATGCCGGACAATTACTCGTGGTCTTACAAAAG GAAGTACAAGGCCGGGTACGTGTGGCAGGACCTGAAGGACGACGACCTCATCACGCCCATCTCCGACAACGAGTACGTGCTCAAGGGCTGCGACGTCCGTGGAACACCTCCTCCCTGCGTCCAAGCGCCAAGAAGGACTCCTTCGCAAG CCGAGAAgaaacgggaggaggaagagacgcCGCGCAATCAGGATCACCCCGTGGAAGTTGTTCTGACGCCAGACTCCGGCGAGAGCTccccgaagccgccgccgccggccgaccaGGACTCGCCGGGAGGCTGCGAGTCGGCGCGCCGTGGTACGGCGCCGTTCAAGGTCGAGGAGCCGCAGGGTCTCCGCGAGCAAAGGCAACATCAGCAGCAGGAAGTGGTGAGCAAGATCGAGGTGTCACGGTCACAGGAGCTCCGGGAGCtgaagcagcaggaggaggaggaagcggcgaCCGAAaaggcggtggcgcgggcggcgccgcgtgaggagcagcagcagccgcagggAGCGGGCGGCGTTAGGAGCCACGCGCTGGGGTATCAGCCAGCGAGGAGGATGCGCGTGGCGCGCGCTCTGCACAACATGCTGACGTGCGGcgcggccgacgccgacgacgccgcgctccgccccgttgcgcggcggcagcggcgcagcgCTGCGGaagccgctgccggcggcggcgacgactggCCGCACACACCGACGTGCCCCGGCATGGACGGCTGCGGCCTCCG CGTGAGCCGGAAGGCGAGGTCGCGGCGGGGCGGGAAAGACAAGCAGGGCAAGCGCGACGGGCGCGAGCGCGACGCGCACAAGCCGGCCCCCCTGCCGCGTTGCTC GCAATGCGGGAAGGAGTTCAAGCCGCAGGAGCTGCACGCGCACATGCAGTCGTGCCGGGGGTTCAAGGAGCGGATGCGGAGCAGCACCAGCTCCCGGCCCAGCGTGGACAGGAGGCGCaactccaccgccggcggccacaGGGGCAAGCCCGACGACCACTGCTCCTCGGAGCGgccgtcctccgcctccgccgtgtTCCTGCTCACGGAATCCTGA
- the LOC117856927 gene encoding protein STICHEL: MATMVEGCVGPSELHLKKELIALRKARFLRDPETCSSWRSPLSSKSFLTTSGVTHHIEIGSSLSQQHTEPAAAPPKSEKKRKNVYLYNWRHHSNKSSESGIKLDVDDKQASADCSLESPCISNGVDSRSDTCLEVPVSIYSVQGSNSCTPVKRTVRRVRRSSFSKKGAMRNSTVSKLLDLHVNSGEQSEDTENYNSENHEQLQKAGYFSRSTSPLFAASGCFSSSNPSKLLRVPRREGSSFSCTPVSTSSYYRYKGRNPSTVGSWDGTTAASLDDDGLNQPELLTSRCGIPCYWSKRSKQKGSERSCSPSLSDTLRRKGSSLLCGSQTMHRRKKSSGSNKYGYLNKSSQGVPLLGDSSHFAYSSFDSASDEVSTIFGELDLEALSRLDGRRWSSCKSQDGIALSVSGADHVVPDHRSLSQKYRPRSFLEIVGQNFVVQSLSNAITRERIAPAYLFHGPRGTGKTSAARIFSAALSCTATGEAKPCGICTECNDFFTGNGINLIEVDATNRKGINRVRHLIENIPASATSSRYKVFVVDECHMVSSKVWSAFMKFLDEPLPRVVFIFITIDPENLPRSVISRCQKYMFAKIKDIDIVCRLRKIAMKENLDVELAALDLIALNSDGSLRDAETMLDQLCLLGKKITPSLVNDLVGVVSEEKLLDLLEIAMSSDTAETVKRSRELMDSGVDPTALMSQLAGLIMDIIAGTYRLADPTCGGDGIGGRNITDAELERLQQALRILSDAEKQIRLSSERSTWFTAALLQLGSGHNSEITQSRSSSKQSAKATSETMMEAVRESSASRTTSHPLFAFRDSKKALDLKTTSGHSSPQGPSLSSRMKPNDNFIYGECRSVDRALLDSAQTSIPSEQRNTNSGISDNLTRIWMKCIENCHSKTLRQLLYDHGKLASVKECEGTIITFVAFEDNDIKFRAQRFVSSIRNSMETVLKCNVEVRICLMQEFLAGGLQHQVYPDETGESDVLSCSTNSERLKGVLNPSGAGGGLQSSNVPMIISEGNSGIHRTRGQEVAVEQLKTAALDEQRLESAWLQTAEKHTPGTLNQARPERNQVLPQTVGQHHGRPSMATIVPSRHADKDLTNELKALKISDSHGSQKYQNVQTENGYAISPSLLHRNNHLANCDNESVVSESGAPGCHGLFPCWKTEKTKRRKGKGQTRLRSS; this comes from the exons ATGGCAACTATGGTTGAAGGGTGTGTTGGTCCAAGTGAGCTTCACCTGAAGAAGGAACTTATTGCCTTGAGAAAGGCACGTTTCTTGCGTGATCCTGAAACATGCTCATCCTGGAGGTCACCATTAAGTTCTAAATCATTCTTAACAACTTCTGGAGTTACGCATCACATTGAGATTGGCAGTAGTTTGTCACAACAGCACACAGAGCCAGCTGCTGCACCTCCCaaaagtgaaaagaaaaggaaaaatgtttATCTATACAACTGGAGGCATCATTCTAACAAATCCAGCGAAAGTGGGATAAAGTTAGATGTGGATGATAAGCAAGCTTCCGCAGACTGTAGCCTGGAAAGCCCATGCATTTCTAATGGTGTGGACTCAAGGAGTGACACATGTCTGGAAGTTCCTGTCAGCATATACAGTGTTCAAGGCTCGAATTCGTGCACTCCTGTTAAAAGAACTGTTAGAAGGGTGAGAAGGAGTTCATTTTCAAAGAAAGGAGCTATGAGAAATTCAACCGTTTCAAAGTTGCTAGATCTCCATGTGAACTCaggtgagcagtctgaggatACTGAGAATTACAACTCTGAGAATCACGAGCAGCTTCAGAAGGCAGGCTATTTTTCTCGCTCTACATCACCACTATTTGCTGCATCGGGATGTTTTAGCTCATCGAATCCCTCAAAGCTGTTGAGAGtgccaagaagagaaggatcTTCCTTTTCTTGCACTCCGGTCTCGACTAGCTCCTATTACAGGTACAAAGGGAGGAATCCTAGTACTGTAGGTTCATGGGATGGAACAACTGCTGCTTCGCTTGATGACGATGGGCTGAACCAACCAGAACTGTTGACAAGTAGATGTGGCATTCCATGCTATTGGTCAAAGAGGAGTAAACAAAAGGGATCTGAAAGGAGTTGTTCTCCTTCACTTTCtgatacccttagaagaaaagGGAGCAGCCTTTTATGTGGTAGTCAGACAATGCATCGAAGGAAGAAATCATCAGGCTCCAATAAATATGGATATCTTAATAAATCTTCCCAAGGTGTGCCACTGTTGGGTGATAGTAGTCACTTTGCTTATTCATCATTTGATTCAGCAAGTGATGAAGTTTCAACCATCTTTGGAGAATTAGATCTGGAAGCTTTGAGCCGTTTGGATGGCAGAAGGTGGTCAAGCTGTAAAAGCCAGGATGGGATCGCACTGTCTGTGAGTGGAGCTGATCATGTAGTTCCAGACCACAGAAGCTTAAGCCAGAAATATCGGCCAAGGTCATTTCTCGaaattgttggtcaaaattTTGTCGTACAATCACTTAGTAACGCCATCACAAGGGAAAGAATAGCTCCAGCATATCTGTTCCATGGACCTCGTGGGACTGGGAAAACATCTGCTGCAAGAATATTTTCAGCAGCTTTAAGTTGTACTGCTACTGGAGAGGCCAAGCCCTGTGGGATTTGCACAGAGTGTAATGACTTTTTCACTGGAAATGGAATTAATCTAATTGAGGTTGATGCTACCAACAGAAAAGGCATAAACAGAGTTAGGCACTTGATTGAAAATATACCAGCATCCGCAACTTCTTCACGGTACAAAGTATTCGTTGTTGATGAATGCCATATGGTATCTTCTAAAGTCTGGTCGGCATTTATGAAATTTCTTGATGAGCCATTGCCTCGTGTTGTCTTCATATTTATAACAATAGATCCTGAAAACCTCCCTCGTTCTGTCATATCGCGTTGTCAAAAGTACATGTTTGCCAAGATCAAAGACATTGACATAGTATGCCGATTGAGGAAAATTGCTATGAAGGAGAACCTTGATGTTGAATTGGCCGCTCTAGATTTAATAGCGCTAAATTCAGACGGATCGTTGAGAGATGCAGAGACAATGTTAGATCAACTATGTTTACTAGGGAAGAAGATAACACCATCGCTTGTAAATGATCTG GTTGGGGTTGTGTCCGAGGAGAAACTCCTTGACCTATTGGAGATAGCCATGTCATCAGACACTGCCGAAACAGTCAAAAGGTCAAGAGAGCTGATGGATTCCGGTGTTGATCCAACGGCATTAATGTCACAATTAGCTGGACTCATAATGGACATCATTGCTGGGACCTATAGATTAGCGGATCCTACTTGCGGTGGAGATGGCATTGGTGGTCGAAATA TAACTGATGCTGAGTTGGAAAGATTACAACAAGCATTGAGGATTCTTTCTGATGCTGAAAAACAGATAAGACTCTCAAGTGAGCGTTCGACATGGTTCACTGCAGCTTTACTCCAGCTTGGCTCGGGTCATAATTCAGAAATAACCCAATCTAGAAGCAGCAGTAAGCAAAGCGCTAAAGCAACCAGTGAAACCATGATGGAAGCAGTGAGAGAATCCTCTGCGAGCAGGACTACATCTCATCCTTTATTCGCTTTCCGTGATTCAAAGAAAGCATTGGATCTCAAAACAACCAGCGGGCACTCCAGTCCTCAGGGCCCTTCGTTGTCGTCGAGGATGAAACCCAATGACAACTTTATTTATGGCGAATGTAGGTCTGTTGATAGAGCATTACTGGATTCTGCTCAAACAAGTATTCCTTCTGAACAAAGGAATACAAATAGTGGAATCTCAGATAACCTTACCCGAATTTGGATGAAATGCATAGAGAACTGCCACTCCAAGACATTGCGGCAGCTTCTCTATGATCATGGGAAACTAGCATCTGTCAAAGAATGTGAAG GCACCATTATTACTTTCGTAGCATTTGAGGACAACGATATAAAGTTTCGAGCCCAAAGGTTTGTTAGCAGCATCAGGAACTCAATGGAAACTGTACTGAAATGCAATGTGGAAGTCAGGATTTGTTTAATGCAAGAATTTCTCGCCGGAGGACTACAGCATCAGGTGTATCCAGATGAAACAGGCGAGTCTGATGTTTTGAGTTGCTCAACAAACAGTGAGCGTCTGAAGGGAGTTTTGAACCCGTCAGGTGCTGGTGGTGGACTACAGTCAAGCAACGTTCCCATGATAATCTCTGAAGGAAATTCAGGGATACATAGAACACGAGGGCAGGAGGTCGCTGTTGAACAGTTGAAGACGGCAGCTCTTGATGAGCAAAGGTTAGAGAGTGCATGGCTCCAGACTGCTGAAAAACACACACCTGGTACGTTAAATCAAGCAAGACCGGAGAGAAATCAAGTTCTTCCACAAACTGTGGGTCAGCATCATGGGAGGCCCTCAATGGCCACTATTGTTCCCTCGAGGCATGCTGACAAGGATCTGACTAATGAATTGAAAGCCTTAAAGATCAGTGACAGCCATGGTTCCCAGAAATATCAGAATGTACAGACAGAGAATGGTTATGCTATTTCACCAAGCCTCTTGCACAGAAATAACCATTTGGCAAATTGTGACAATGAGAGTGT GGTTTCTGAGTCTGGAGCACCAGGTTGCCATGGGCTCTTCCCATGCTGGAAAactgaaaaaacaaaaagaagaaag GGAAAAGGGCAGACACGGTTGAGGTCATCTTAA